The Elgaria multicarinata webbii isolate HBS135686 ecotype San Diego chromosome 1, rElgMul1.1.pri, whole genome shotgun sequence genome has a window encoding:
- the KBTBD2 gene encoding kelch repeat and BTB domain-containing protein 2: MSTQEERQINTEYAVSLLGQLKLFYEQQLLTDIVLIVEGTEFPCHKMVLATCSSYFRAMFMSGLSESKQTHVHLRNVDAATLQIIITYAYTGNLAINDTTVEQLYETACFLQVEDVLHRCREYLIKKINAENCVRLLSFADLFSCEELKQSAKRMVEHKFTAVYHQEAFMQLSHDLLIDILSSDNLNVEKEETVREAAMLWLEYNTESRSQYLSSVLSQIRIDALSEVTQRAWFQGLPPNDKSVVVQGLYKSMPKFFKPRLGMTKEEMMIFIEAAAENPGSLYSSVCYSPQAEKVYKLCSPPADLHKVGTLVTPDNDIYIAGGQIPLKNTKTNHSKTSKLQVAFRTVNCFYWFDAQQNTWFPKSPMLFVRIKPSLVCCEGYIYAIGGDSVGGELNRRTVERYDTERDEWTMVSPLPCAWQWSTAVAVHNCIYVMAHNLMYCYFPRSDAWVEMAMRQTSRCFASAAAFGDKIFYIGGLHVGSNSGIRLPTSTVDGSSVTVEVYDVNKNEWRMAANIPAKRYSDPCVRAVVISNSLCVFIRETHMNERAKYATYQYDMDLDRWFLRQHISERVLWDLGKDFRCTVGKLYPSCLEESPWKPPPYLFPPDGADEFELDGEMVTLPPV; encoded by the exons ATGTCTACCCAGGAAGAAAGGCAAATCAATACAGAATATGCTGTATCCTTATTGGGACAGTTAAAGCTGTTCTATGAACAGCAGTTGCTAActgacattgttttaattgttgaggGCACTGAATTCCCATGCCATAAGATGGTTCTTGCAACGTGTAGCTCTTACTTCAG GGCTATGTTTATGAGCGGGTTGAGTGAAAGCAAACAAACGCATGTCCATCTGAGGAATGTGGATGCAGCcactttgcaaataataataacttatgcTTACACGGGTAATCTGGCAATAAATGACACAACCGTCGAACAGCTTTATGAAACAGCTTGCTTCTTACAG GTAGAAGATGTGTTACATCGATGCAGAGAatacttaattaaaaaaataaacgcaGAGAACTGTGTGCGACTCTTAAGTTTTGCTGATCTTTTCAGCTGTGAAGAATTAAAACAGAGTGCTAAAAGGATGGTAGAACACAAGTTCACAGCTGTATACCACCAGGAGGCTTTCATGCAACTCTCACATGACCTGTTGATAGATATTTTGAGCAGTGACAACTTAAATGTGGAAAAAGAGGAGACAGTTCGTGAAGCTGCAATGTTATGGCTGGAGTACAACACAGAATCTCGATCACAGTATTTGTCATCTGTTCTTAGCCAAATAAGAATTGACGCGTTATCTGAAGTTACGCAAAGAGCTTGGTTTCAAGGCTTACCACCAAATGATAAATCTGTAGTGGTTCAAGGATTGTATAAATCTATGCCGAAGTTTTTTAAGCCAAGGCTCGGAATGACTAAAGAGGAAATGATGATCTTCAttgaagcagctgctgaaaaCCCCGGTAGTCTTTACTCTTCAGTGTGCTACAGTCCACAAGCTGAAAAGGTTTACAAGCTCTGCAGCCCTCCTGCTGATTTGCATAAGGTTGGGACACTTGTAACTCCTGACAACGATATTTATATCGCCGGTGGGCAAATCCCactcaaaaacacaaaaaccaaccACAGTAAGACTAGCAAACTTCAGGTTGCCTTCCGAACTGTGAATTGCTTTTACTGGTTTGATGCCCAACAAAACACTTGGTTTCCAAAGAGTCCAATGCTGTTTGTTCGTATAAAGCCATCCCTGGTTTGTTGTGAAGGCTACATCTATGCAATTGGAGGAGACAGTGTAGGCGGAGAGCTCAACAGAAGAACTGTGGAAAGATATGATACCGAGAGAGATGAATGGACCATGGTAAGCCCACTGCCTTGTGCGTGGCAATGGAGTACAGCAGTTGCTGTTCATAACTGCATTTATGTAATGGCACACAACTTGATGTACTGCTACTTCCCCAGGTCAGATGCTTGGGTTGAAATGGCTATGAGACAAACCAGTAGATGCTTTGCTTCAGCTGCTGCTTTTGGggataaaatattttatattggaGGCTTGCATGTTGGCAGCAACTCTGGTATAAGACTCCCTACTAGCACTGTAGATGGGTCTTCCGTAACTGTGGAAGTTTATGATGTGAATAAAAATGAATGGCGAATGGCAGCCAATATTCCTGCCAAGCGGTATTCTGACCCCTGTGTCAGAGCTGTTGTGATCTCCAACTCTTTGTGTGTCTTCATACGAGAAACCCATATGAATGAGAGAGCCAAGTATGCTACCTACCAATATGATATGGACCTTGACCGGTGGTTCTTGCGTCAGCATATATCTGAGCGAGTGCTCTGGGATTTGGGGAAAGACTTTCGGTGCACTGTGGGAAAACTTTATCCATCTTGCCTTGAAGAATCCCCGTGGAAGCCTCCTCCGTATCTCTTTCCACCCGATGGGGCTGATGAATTTGAGCTGGATGGAGAGATGGTTACATTGCCACCTGTATAG